The following are encoded together in the Pleurocapsa sp. FMAR1 genome:
- a CDS encoding AbrB/MazE/SpoVT family DNA-binding domain-containing protein, whose translation MITKLPHHLTNLSENGRVLIPAEIRKSLNLQAGDRLVMTVIDGEIRLVPQFEVIKRAQDIIAKYVDSKRSQHLSTCFSYVLSNFR comes from the coding sequence TTGATTACCAAATTGCCTCATCATTTAACAAATCTTTCAGAGAATGGCAGAGTTTTAATTCCTGCCGAAATCAGAAAATCACTCAATCTTCAGGCGGGCGATCGATTAGTCATGACCGTTATTGATGGTGAGATTCGGTTAGTGCCTCAGTTTGAAGTCATTAAACGCGCTCAAGATATCATTGCCAAGTATGTTGACTCTAAGCGATCGCAACATCTTTCTACTTGTTTCTCCTATGTCTTATCTAACTTCAGGTAA
- the speA gene encoding biosynthetic arginine decarboxylase, whose amino-acid sequence MLDSQSESNFQLPQPQNTVVDSCLVSKSEVDWTVADSAKLYNIEGWGEPYFGINQAGNVTVSLLDKQDSQIDLAQLIESLKKRNISLPLLIRFPDILADRMARLQGCMEDAIARYNYSGKYQGVFPIKCNQNRHFIEALVHYGKSYQFGLEAGSKPELMIALACLHTEKAATQPLLMCNGYKDREYIETALLATKLGQKPIIIIEQAQELDLILAISQELDIKPVLGVRAKLDSKGIGRWGDSTGDRAKFGLTIAEILQVVRRLETLNRLDCLQLLHFHIGSQISAIRVIKNAIREASQIYVQLVKLGANMRYLNVGGGLAVDYDGSKTNFAASKNYNMQNYANDIVAQVKDACDQGNIAVPTLVSESGRAIAAHQSVLIFDVLGTSSVSSPKICAPKSNAPLIIRNFWETYQSIDETNFQESYNDAIQFKQEALSLFNFGYLSLGDRAKVEELFWSCCDKIAAIVNNCDYVSDDLADLSQIMSAIYYVNLSIFQSAPDAWAISQLFPIMPIHRLDEKPTAKGIIADITCDSDGKIDRFINRKDVKNVLELHPLDNSHSASTPYYLGMFLVGAYQEIMGNLHNLFGNTNIVHIKITPDGYQVDSVVQGDSIKEVLSYVQYESKDLLETMRCRTEAALQSKSITLPEARKLLENYSSSLNNYTYLKLDKT is encoded by the coding sequence ATGCTTGATAGCCAATCTGAATCTAATTTTCAATTGCCACAGCCACAAAATACTGTTGTAGATTCCTGTTTAGTATCTAAAAGTGAAGTAGATTGGACAGTTGCAGACAGTGCCAAACTATATAACATTGAAGGTTGGGGAGAACCATATTTTGGCATAAACCAAGCAGGAAACGTCACGGTGTCGCTTCTGGACAAGCAAGATAGCCAAATAGATTTAGCTCAACTAATTGAATCTTTGAAAAAACGCAATATTAGTTTGCCGTTGCTGATCCGTTTTCCCGACATCTTGGCAGATAGAATGGCAAGGCTACAAGGCTGCATGGAAGATGCGATCGCCAGATATAATTACTCTGGTAAATATCAGGGAGTCTTTCCGATTAAATGCAATCAAAACCGCCATTTTATTGAGGCTTTGGTGCATTACGGCAAATCCTATCAGTTTGGCTTAGAAGCTGGCTCAAAACCAGAACTAATGATTGCTTTGGCGTGTTTACACACAGAAAAAGCTGCTACTCAACCATTGTTAATGTGTAATGGTTACAAAGACAGAGAATACATTGAAACTGCCTTGCTCGCAACCAAGCTAGGGCAAAAACCGATAATTATCATTGAACAGGCGCAAGAACTCGATTTGATTTTAGCCATTAGTCAAGAGTTAGATATCAAGCCTGTCTTGGGAGTTCGTGCCAAGCTAGACTCTAAGGGCATAGGTAGATGGGGTGATTCTACAGGCGATCGCGCCAAGTTTGGTTTAACGATCGCCGAAATTCTTCAGGTAGTCAGGCGATTAGAAACTTTAAATCGCTTAGATTGTTTGCAACTGCTGCATTTCCATATTGGTTCTCAAATCTCTGCTATTAGGGTGATTAAAAACGCTATCCGCGAAGCTAGCCAGATCTATGTACAGCTTGTCAAGCTAGGGGCAAATATGCGCTATCTCAACGTGGGTGGCGGATTAGCAGTAGACTATGATGGCTCGAAAACTAATTTTGCTGCCTCTAAAAACTACAATATGCAAAATTATGCTAACGATATTGTGGCACAGGTAAAAGATGCTTGCGATCAGGGTAATATAGCCGTGCCAACTTTGGTGAGTGAAAGTGGTAGAGCGATCGCAGCCCATCAGTCGGTGCTAATCTTTGATGTATTAGGAACAAGTAGCGTGTCGTCTCCTAAGATTTGTGCGCCAAAATCTAACGCACCCTTGATTATTCGCAATTTCTGGGAAACTTATCAATCTATTGACGAAACAAACTTCCAAGAAAGCTATAACGATGCTATTCAATTTAAGCAAGAAGCTTTGAGCCTTTTTAACTTTGGTTATTTGAGTTTAGGCGATCGAGCTAAAGTAGAAGAGCTATTTTGGTCTTGCTGTGACAAGATTGCAGCAATTGTCAATAACTGTGATTATGTATCAGATGATTTAGCAGATTTGTCACAGATCATGTCAGCTATTTATTACGTCAATTTGTCTATTTTTCAATCTGCCCCCGATGCCTGGGCAATTAGCCAACTTTTCCCGATTATGCCCATTCATCGCTTAGATGAAAAACCAACCGCCAAAGGGATTATAGCTGATATTACCTGTGATAGTGATGGCAAGATCGATCGGTTTATTAATCGCAAAGATGTTAAAAATGTTTTAGAGTTGCACCCTCTAGATAATTCTCATTCAGCTTCAACTCCTTATTATTTAGGGATGTTTTTAGTTGGTGCATATCAAGAAATTATGGGTAATCTGCACAACCTTTTTGGCAATACAAATATAGTACATATTAAAATTACCCCTGATGGCTATCAAGTAGATTCTGTGGTTCAAGGGGACAGTATCAAAGAAGTCTTAAGCTACGTGCAGTATGAAAGTAAAGATTTATTAGAAACTATGCGCTGTCGTACTGAAGCAGCTTTGCAAAGCAAAAGTATAACTTTGCCAGAGGCGAGAAAGCTGTTGGAAAATTATTCTAGTAGCCTTAATAACTATACTTACCTGAAGTTAGATAAGACATAG
- a CDS encoding haloacid dehalogenase-like hydrolase: MHNNSIKKCNLSENIKVINLIKNAAQNTPIILDFDETLLLRNSTAEYINSLRPRLIGFILVSILKVFRPWLWLPQPFRGDKIRDWFLVVIPTILLPWTLFLWQKKAQKLAQNQGNLELIEAVKQNCDSPIIIASLGFNFVINPILKHLSIRYDRLVGCRFWQGASDRHQGKLLMMRSVLSESQIHSAIVVTDSEDDIPLLQVVAHPCLLVWSSAKYIDPFSDFWLFNLLRKIKK; the protein is encoded by the coding sequence ATGCATAATAATTCAATAAAAAAGTGCAATTTAAGCGAAAACATTAAGGTAATAAATCTAATTAAAAATGCTGCTCAAAATACGCCGATAATTTTAGATTTTGACGAAACGCTGTTATTAAGAAATTCTACGGCTGAATATATTAATAGTTTGCGTCCTCGTCTCATCGGATTTATTTTAGTAAGCATTTTAAAAGTTTTTAGACCTTGGCTTTGGCTACCACAACCATTTAGAGGCGATAAAATTAGAGACTGGTTTTTAGTTGTTATCCCTACGATTTTATTACCTTGGACGCTTTTTTTATGGCAGAAAAAAGCGCAAAAGCTGGCTCAAAATCAGGGTAATTTAGAATTAATTGAAGCAGTAAAGCAAAATTGCGATTCACCAATAATTATCGCTAGTTTAGGATTTAACTTTGTCATCAATCCCATTCTCAAACATCTGTCAATTAGATACGATCGCCTGGTTGGCTGTCGATTTTGGCAAGGAGCAAGCGATCGCCATCAAGGTAAACTATTAATGATGCGCTCAGTATTGTCAGAGTCCCAAATTCACTCAGCAATTGTGGTTACTGATTCTGAGGATGATATTCCGTTATTACAGGTTGTGGCTCACCCTTGTTTACTAGTTTGGTCTTCAGCTAAATATATAGATCCCTTTAGTGATTTTTGGTTATTTAATTTATTGAGGAAAATCAAGAAATAA
- the crtE gene encoding geranylgeranyl diphosphate synthase CrtE, with amino-acid sequence MVQADKKLTEPKKFDLNNYLKQKKVLVEQALDSSIAIARPEKIYEAMRYSLLAGGKRLRPILCLATCELTGGTIEMAMPTACALEMIHTMSLIHDDLPSMDNDDFRRGKPTNHKVYGDDIAILAGDGLLAYAFEYVATQTQNVKAENIIKVVACLGHTVGAAGLVGGQVLDLESEGKPDITAETLSFIHTHKTGALLNASVVSGAILADAQKADINRLSNYAQNIGLAFQIIDDILDITATDEQLGKTAGKDLEAQKATYPSLWGLEKSRFKAQELVDSAIAELSTYGAKAEPLRAVAKYIVTRDR; translated from the coding sequence ATGGTACAAGCCGACAAAAAGCTAACAGAGCCAAAAAAGTTTGACTTAAATAATTATTTAAAGCAAAAAAAAGTTCTTGTTGAACAAGCGTTAGATAGCTCAATTGCGATCGCCAGACCAGAGAAAATCTACGAGGCAATGCGTTACTCATTGCTAGCTGGAGGCAAACGCCTACGCCCAATTCTTTGTTTGGCAACTTGTGAACTAACTGGTGGCACTATAGAAATGGCGATGCCTACTGCCTGTGCCTTAGAAATGATTCATACCATGTCTTTGATCCACGATGACCTACCGTCCATGGATAATGATGATTTTCGTCGGGGAAAGCCAACTAATCACAAAGTTTATGGCGATGATATTGCCATCTTAGCAGGAGATGGCTTGTTAGCTTATGCCTTTGAATATGTTGCCACTCAAACCCAAAACGTCAAAGCAGAAAATATCATCAAAGTTGTAGCTTGTTTAGGACATACCGTAGGTGCTGCGGGTTTGGTTGGCGGACAGGTTTTAGATTTGGAATCAGAGGGAAAACCAGACATTACGGCTGAAACCTTAAGTTTTATTCATACTCATAAGACAGGGGCGTTACTAAATGCTTCCGTCGTGTCAGGAGCAATTTTAGCCGATGCCCAAAAAGCTGATATAAACAGGCTGTCCAACTATGCTCAAAATATTGGTCTGGCTTTTCAGATAATTGATGATATTTTAGATATTACAGCGACAGACGAACAGTTAGGCAAAACTGCTGGTAAGGATTTAGAGGCACAAAAAGCCACCTATCCAAGCTTATGGGGATTAGAAAAATCACGTTTCAAAGCACAGGAGTTAGTAGATAGCGCGATCGCCGAGCTATCTACCTATGGTGCAAAAGCCGAGCCTTTAAGAGCAGTAGCTAAATATATCGTCACTCGCGATCGCTAA
- a CDS encoding divergent PAP2 family protein, whose translation MQEVAGILHNQILMVALLACISAQGLKLVIDLVRNRKLNVTYLMSPGGMPSAHSALVGALATSVGSLKGWSSAEFAIACLFAIIVMYDAAGVRQAAGKQAKILNQLIDELFQEKHNLNEERLKELLGHTPFQVLVGLSLGISIAMVFSKYVWVSG comes from the coding sequence ATGCAGGAAGTTGCTGGTATTTTACACAATCAGATACTAATGGTGGCACTCTTAGCCTGTATTTCAGCACAGGGATTAAAGCTAGTCATCGATCTTGTTAGAAATCGTAAGCTAAACGTAACTTACTTAATGTCTCCTGGAGGAATGCCTAGCGCCCATTCAGCTTTAGTCGGTGCGTTAGCTACTAGCGTCGGCTCACTAAAAGGTTGGTCTTCTGCCGAATTTGCGATCGCCTGTTTATTTGCCATCATTGTCATGTATGATGCTGCGGGGGTACGTCAAGCAGCAGGGAAACAAGCAAAAATTCTCAATCAGCTAATTGATGAACTGTTTCAAGAAAAGCATAATTTAAATGAAGAAAGACTAAAAGAGCTATTAGGACACACGCCTTTTCAAGTTCTAGTTGGTCTGAGCTTAGGAATTAGTATTGCCATGGTATTTTCTAAGTATGTGTGGGTGAGCGGTTAG
- a CDS encoding TspO/MBR family protein gives MIPSWLAIAIVTLIVPFGLNRLISSQDFRWFKNLRRPSWLTFEGAIPIIWTVIFICGAWSAYNVWETKPGGNSPWLLMGFYLLVEISISLYTLVMCKTRSLKVGTIIGGTGFFLGAILAVIVFPISTTAFWLLVPYLLWSPVGTFVTWKMMQLNPGDV, from the coding sequence ATGATTCCTTCCTGGCTAGCGATCGCTATTGTTACTCTGATTGTTCCCTTTGGTTTAAATCGTTTAATTTCAAGTCAAGACTTTCGTTGGTTTAAAAACTTGCGTCGTCCTAGCTGGTTAACCTTTGAAGGAGCTATTCCTATTATCTGGACAGTTATTTTTATCTGTGGTGCATGGTCTGCCTACAACGTCTGGGAAACTAAACCTGGTGGCAATTCTCCTTGGTTACTAATGGGTTTTTATTTGCTGGTTGAAATATCAATTTCTCTTTACACCTTGGTAATGTGTAAAACGCGCAGCCTCAAGGTAGGCACAATTATTGGTGGGACTGGCTTCTTTTTAGGAGCAATCTTAGCGGTAATAGTTTTTCCTATATCTACTACTGCGTTTTGGCTACTAGTTCCTTATCTACTTTGGAGTCCAGTAGGAACTTTTGTTACGTGGAAAATGATGCAGTTAAATCCAGGTGATGTTTGA
- a CDS encoding helix-turn-helix transcriptional regulator produces the protein MTRPKKSQHQETNSPFKRLRLNVKLSQEQLAREIGVAVSTIRRWEKGQAEPTMTVSQMRQFCKAVKQNFEELPNSLLPTNNNNNGSNGSASWHK, from the coding sequence ATGACCAGACCAAAAAAATCTCAGCATCAAGAAACCAATTCTCCATTTAAAAGATTAAGATTAAACGTCAAACTTTCTCAAGAACAATTAGCTAGAGAAATCGGCGTAGCAGTTTCAACTATTAGACGCTGGGAAAAGGGACAAGCTGAACCTACCATGACAGTTTCCCAAATGAGGCAATTTTGCAAGGCAGTAAAACAAAATTTTGAAGAACTGCCTAATTCTCTTTTACCAACAAATAACAATAATAATGGTTCTAACGGCAGTGCATCATGGCATAAATAA
- the tpiA gene encoding triose-phosphate isomerase, protein MRKIVIAGNWKMYKNQAESLKFVQEFKSEIEDTAEEREIILCAPFTSLTVMSKNLHGSRVKLGAQNVHWELEGAYTGEISGEMLTEIGVDYVVIGHSERRQYFGETDETVNLRLKAAQKYKLKPILCVGETKEQRDAGETENIIINQLKKGLLEIDQSNLIIAYEPIWAIGTGDTCKSTEANRVIGVIRQQLDNKDISIQYGGSVKPGNIDEIMAQPEIDGALVGGASLEAANFARIVKYQ, encoded by the coding sequence GTGCGAAAAATAGTTATTGCTGGCAATTGGAAAATGTACAAAAATCAAGCGGAGTCCTTGAAATTTGTGCAAGAGTTTAAATCGGAGATTGAGGATACCGCAGAAGAACGAGAAATCATTTTATGTGCGCCTTTTACCTCTCTTACTGTAATGTCTAAAAACTTACATGGTAGTAGAGTCAAGCTGGGTGCGCAAAACGTTCATTGGGAATTAGAAGGTGCTTACACTGGAGAAATTTCAGGAGAAATGCTGACTGAAATCGGCGTAGATTATGTAGTTATTGGTCACAGTGAGAGACGACAGTATTTTGGTGAAACCGATGAGACAGTAAACCTGCGATTGAAGGCTGCTCAAAAATACAAACTAAAACCTATTCTCTGTGTTGGAGAAACTAAAGAACAAAGAGATGCTGGTGAAACAGAAAATATTATTATCAATCAGCTAAAAAAAGGTTTGCTAGAAATAGACCAGAGTAATTTAATTATTGCTTATGAGCCAATTTGGGCAATTGGTACAGGCGATACTTGCAAATCTACAGAAGCAAACCGTGTCATCGGTGTTATTCGCCAACAGCTTGATAATAAAGATATTTCAATTCAGTATGGCGGTTCTGTAAAACCAGGTAATATTGACGAAATTATGGCACAACCAGAAATTGATGGAGCATTAGTCGGAGGAGCAAGCTTGGAAGCAGCTAACTTTGCACGAATTGTTAAATATCAGTAA
- a CDS encoding DNA-directed RNA polymerase subunit omega: MQRKSSFNSSQIMYRSEELVSAASNRYRITVQVANRAKRRRYEELESFDDPNMKPVIRAIIEMSDELTQPEIIGD, translated from the coding sequence ATGCAAAGAAAAAGTTCTTTTAACTCCTCTCAAATCATGTATCGTTCTGAAGAACTAGTTAGTGCTGCTTCTAATCGCTACCGTATCACTGTCCAGGTAGCCAATCGCGCTAAACGTCGTCGTTATGAAGAACTTGAAAGTTTTGACGACCCAAATATGAAACCCGTAATTCGCGCCATTATCGAAATGTCAGACGAATTAACTCAGCCAGAAATCATTGGCGACTAA
- a CDS encoding DUF1818 family protein translates to MMKSGDGWRVGWHPHGSKYQGLIGANNWAIELTKAELNDFYRLLNQLVDTMREMEAELMDEEKISCEAQSDRLWLEVEGYPQSYTLRIILNGDRRCEGNWTEGIAPKIVAALSCFDLS, encoded by the coding sequence ATGATGAAAAGTGGGGATGGTTGGCGTGTTGGCTGGCATCCTCATGGTTCAAAATATCAAGGTTTAATAGGTGCAAACAATTGGGCAATTGAGCTTACTAAAGCCGAATTAAATGATTTTTACCGTTTATTAAATCAGCTAGTCGATACTATGAGAGAAATGGAGGCTGAGTTGATGGACGAAGAAAAAATTAGTTGCGAAGCGCAAAGCGATCGCCTGTGGCTAGAAGTAGAAGGATATCCCCAAAGTTATACCTTAAGAATAATTCTTAATGGCGATCGCCGTTGCGAAGGAAACTGGACAGAAGGCATAGCCCCTAAAATAGTTGCTGCCCTTAGCTGCTTTGATTTAAGCTGA
- a CDS encoding LmeA family phospholipid-binding protein, giving the protein MINRILSTAVKFYLRSQVSQVKDLQVKIVGKNRQILQGYIPQVLLSCDRVIYQGLHLNQVEVKGANIGFNLPEVLKKKPFQLLEPIVVDVKLSINSADLQSSLTSPLLQSGLTDLLRSIPLIQDRAISEINWQSIAIAAQRLNLTGIYQDIENQAQKLYLSTGIKLADYHTLDLSPVEIESVLKFKEFAHSLKIDLGQDVAIKELVVKSEQILCSGKITINNLDSTCG; this is encoded by the coding sequence GTGATTAATAGAATATTATCTACGGCAGTTAAGTTTTATTTACGATCGCAAGTTTCACAGGTAAAAGATTTACAGGTAAAAATTGTTGGTAAAAATAGGCAAATTCTTCAGGGCTATATTCCCCAAGTCTTGCTTAGTTGCGATCGCGTTATATATCAAGGGCTGCACTTAAATCAAGTTGAAGTTAAAGGAGCTAATATTGGCTTTAATTTACCAGAAGTTCTCAAAAAGAAACCTTTTCAGCTTTTAGAGCCAATCGTAGTAGATGTTAAATTAAGCATCAACTCTGCTGACCTACAATCCTCTTTGACTTCGCCTTTATTACAAAGTGGATTAACAGATTTGTTGCGCTCGATCCCGTTGATACAAGATCGAGCTATCTCAGAAATTAACTGGCAATCAATTGCGATCGCTGCTCAAAGACTAAATTTAACAGGGATTTATCAAGATATCGAAAATCAAGCGCAAAAGCTGTATTTATCTACGGGTATTAAGTTGGCTGATTATCATACTCTTGATTTATCACCTGTAGAAATCGAGAGCGTTTTAAAATTTAAAGAATTTGCTCATTCTTTAAAAATCGATTTGGGACAAGACGTGGCAATCAAAGAATTAGTTGTTAAATCTGAGCAAATATTATGTTCAGGTAAAATAACAATTAACAACCTCGACAGTACATGCGGCTAA
- a CDS encoding metallophosphoesterase family protein — MKFEFVSDPQISVKIDQMQRRVRWQESLFKEEAIAQTKLVIDEKDTDNPQFSFLVIGDSGCGSHLKHHPQRKITEMMLEHQQSRFILHMGDVVYQVGSSEYYHNNFINPYKEFLVGGENPQHLKYDDLTFKLPFFPVPGNHDYYDLSLVYGILFQATWLPRRLLRGRLDLDVGWHGSEQGNAYARAFLDYLLDIKGTVNLKQHLDNYYTAKHQGDRCLNYQPGKFTRLPNRYYTFRYGGIDFFALDSNTFNEPLVIPDTEAGKNKRVKLLERQRELAKREEAIQAAMDKLDPNNYEDAEQIDDYYAKLEYTAESQRDIEKQLNQVQQATDWEQLDWFRDSLIASWQDESVRGRIVFFHHPPYVTEATKWNQGQTIAIRDRLRQVFDNVVKDIGELPPGRSVVNLVLSGHAHCMEHLYTKDTGYADSYTDWIVCGGSGHSLRRQRREGAVLFQDGDLDSKPIGQSQLFIGRHGKGRNTKRPYSFLRIDVQAGEQPEFVVNPYVAQWHQRQWHEYAEKPFVIDQ; from the coding sequence ATGAAATTTGAATTTGTCTCAGATCCGCAAATATCGGTCAAGATAGACCAGATGCAGCGTAGAGTGCGTTGGCAAGAATCTTTATTTAAAGAAGAGGCGATCGCTCAAACTAAATTAGTAATTGACGAGAAGGATACAGATAATCCTCAATTTTCTTTTTTAGTAATTGGTGATAGTGGCTGTGGCTCACACTTAAAACATCACCCCCAACGTAAAATTACCGAGATGATGCTAGAACATCAGCAATCACGTTTTATCCTGCATATGGGAGATGTAGTCTATCAAGTAGGTTCTAGCGAATATTATCACAATAATTTTATTAATCCTTATAAAGAGTTTTTAGTTGGCGGAGAAAATCCCCAACACCTCAAATACGATGACTTAACGTTTAAATTACCATTTTTCCCTGTTCCAGGTAATCACGACTACTATGATTTATCTCTTGTTTATGGCATCTTGTTTCAGGCTACCTGGTTGCCACGTCGATTGCTGCGAGGCAGATTAGATTTAGATGTGGGTTGGCACGGCTCAGAGCAAGGAAATGCTTATGCTAGGGCTTTTCTAGACTATTTATTAGATATTAAAGGTACGGTCAATTTAAAACAGCATTTAGATAATTACTATACAGCTAAACATCAAGGCGATCGCTGTTTAAACTATCAACCAGGCAAATTTACTCGCTTGCCCAATCGTTACTATACTTTTCGCTATGGTGGGATTGATTTTTTTGCCTTAGATTCCAATACTTTCAATGAGCCTTTAGTGATTCCTGATACGGAAGCAGGAAAAAATAAAAGAGTCAAACTATTAGAGCGTCAACGTGAGTTAGCCAAGCGAGAAGAAGCGATTCAAGCAGCAATGGACAAGCTCGATCCCAATAACTATGAAGATGCTGAACAAATAGATGATTACTACGCAAAATTAGAATATACTGCCGAAAGTCAGAGAGATATAGAAAAGCAGCTAAATCAAGTGCAACAAGCAACTGATTGGGAACAATTAGATTGGTTTAGGGATAGCTTAATCGCATCTTGGCAGGATGAATCTGTACGAGGCAGAATTGTTTTTTTCCATCATCCTCCCTATGTTACCGAAGCTACAAAATGGAATCAGGGACAAACTATAGCAATTCGCGATCGCTTGCGTCAAGTATTTGATAACGTGGTCAAAGATATAGGAGAATTACCGCCAGGCAGATCTGTAGTAAATTTAGTTTTATCAGGTCACGCTCACTGTATGGAGCATTTGTATACTAAAGATACAGGTTACGCTGATTCATATACAGACTGGATTGTCTGTGGTGGAAGTGGTCATAGTTTGCGTCGGCAAAGAAGAGAAGGCGCAGTGTTATTTCAAGATGGCGATCTCGATTCCAAGCCCATAGGGCAGTCTCAGTTATTTATTGGTCGCCATGGTAAAGGTAGAAATACCAAAAGACCCTATTCTTTTCTACGTATTGATGTCCAGGCTGGAGAGCAGCCTGAGTTTGTTGTCAATCCTTATGTAGCCCAATGGCATCAGCGTCAATGGCATGAATACGCTGAGAAGCCCTTTGTAATTGATCAATAA
- a CDS encoding transposase — MEVVNSRRGEILNKIEYISIDLWKPYKSLVKKLMPNAQVVSCYLLKNFTYNSPQRY; from the coding sequence ATGGAAGTCGTGAATTCAAGGAGAGGAGAAATACTTAATAAAATTGAATATATAAGTATAGACTTGTGGAAACCGTACAAAAGTCTGGTAAAAAAGCTAATGCCAAATGCACAAGTAGTAAGCTGTTATTTACTGAAGAACTTTACTTATAACTCTCCACAACGCTACTAA
- a CDS encoding EpsG family protein: MFAQTFERIKKIQNIAELRLPVLFFGFAVWVSFPILGIIPMLLAIQLDFLRPSKKYSKLLSLNNFVLILIVLTISLYLTSIDAFADTKVYLDIYDNLDRQSPFDNYIAKDRSEVVLFLFFAIIHYLSNESTFWCLFSFALFNNSVIVFYISKNLSPRYYPTLLIILFSSYFYYSQVFYMRQFFSLVFVLAAIASMESNWLLFWIFSLLAIFSHTSSVIYIGVCLGVQTAGNISQIIKKIQWKKEDKIFLLIGLGLAVITLLYIGLQVYKNPQSVYRFIGSILEIVPKAQISRSIQGRVENNDRRDTELFSLNIFLAIAILSVGIFIVSRNYKKITPKIWSFISIYFMSLLQILFILVTGFNQRIVYLFLAFFGLFFCIGLDDQKLNEPNKIKNFAVVSAITIFMAASNTFNFIGVQAKMQDIVGITFFDKHPLGMSLFDYIVYFFQSI, from the coding sequence ATGTTCGCTCAAACCTTTGAAAGAATAAAAAAAATTCAGAATATTGCCGAATTAAGATTGCCAGTATTATTTTTTGGGTTTGCTGTTTGGGTATCATTTCCGATTTTGGGAATTATTCCCATGCTCTTAGCTATTCAACTAGATTTTTTAAGACCATCTAAAAAGTACAGTAAGCTTTTATCTTTAAATAATTTTGTTTTAATTTTAATCGTTTTAACTATCTCGCTTTATCTTACTAGCATTGATGCTTTTGCTGATACTAAAGTTTATTTAGATATTTATGATAACTTAGACCGCCAAAGTCCTTTTGATAACTATATTGCTAAAGATCGTTCTGAAGTTGTCTTATTTTTATTTTTTGCAATCATTCACTATCTAAGTAATGAATCTACATTTTGGTGCTTATTTTCCTTTGCCTTATTTAATAATTCTGTAATCGTTTTTTATATTAGTAAAAATCTATCGCCGAGGTATTATCCTACTTTACTTATAATTCTCTTTTCTAGTTACTTTTATTACTCACAAGTATTTTATATGCGCCAGTTTTTTTCTCTTGTTTTTGTACTAGCTGCGATCGCTAGTATGGAATCAAATTGGCTTTTATTTTGGATTTTCTCTTTGTTAGCAATTTTTTCTCATACCAGTAGCGTTATTTATATAGGAGTTTGCTTAGGAGTTCAAACAGCAGGAAATATTAGTCAAATTATTAAAAAAATTCAATGGAAAAAAGAAGATAAAATTTTCTTATTGATTGGGTTAGGATTAGCAGTAATTACTTTGCTGTATATTGGATTGCAAGTATATAAAAATCCTCAAAGTGTATATCGATTTATAGGTAGTATTTTAGAGATTGTACCTAAAGCTCAAATAAGTAGATCGATACAGGGTAGAGTCGAAAACAATGATCGACGAGATACGGAACTATTTAGCTTAAATATTTTTCTGGCTATTGCTATTTTGTCTGTAGGAATTTTTATAGTATCTAGAAATTACAAAAAAATTACTCCTAAAATATGGTCTTTTATCTCTATTTATTTTATGTCTTTGCTACAAATTTTGTTTATTTTAGTGACAGGATTTAATCAAAGAATCGTTTATTTATTCTTAGCTTTTTTTGGTTTGTTTTTTTGTATTGGGTTAGATGACCAAAAGTTAAATGAGCCTAATAAAATCAAAAATTTTGCCGTAGTTTCTGCCATAACTATTTTTATGGCGGCATCTAATACATTTAACTTTATTGGGGTTCAAGCAAAGATGCAGGATATTGTAGGCATAACCTTTTTTGATAAGCATCCTTTAGGTATGTCTTTATTTGATTATATTGTTTACTTTTTTCAGTCAATTTAA